A window of Lagopus muta isolate bLagMut1 chromosome 16, bLagMut1 primary, whole genome shotgun sequence contains these coding sequences:
- the CSTF1 gene encoding cleavage stimulation factor subunit 1, translated as MSGRRVAAACDRRQLPRGMGSMAAPLLDPRPLRLPFLEADSRLQSICGRSMQQPSRRSILRSRPPPPPPPLPPPPIDALRAPVAILGGERGRQKEGSAPPRHSLLTMYRTKVSLKDRQQLYKLIISQLLYDGYINIANGLINEIKPQSVCAPSEQLLHLIKLGMENDDSAVQYAIGRSDTVAPGTGIDLEFDADVQTMSPEASEYETCYVTSHKGPCRVATYSRDGQLIATGSADASIKILDTERMLAKSAMPIEVMMNETAQQNMENHPVIRTLYDHVDEVTCLAFHPTEQILASGSRDYTLKLFDYSKPSAKRAFKYIQEAEMLRSISFHPSGDFILVGTQHPTLRLYDINTFQCFVSCNPQDQHIDAICSVNYNASANMYVTGSKDGCIKLWDGVSNRCITTFEKAHDGAEVCSAIFSKNSKYILSSGKDSVAKLWEISTGRTLVKYTGAGLSGRQVHRTQAVFNHTEDYVLLPDERTISLCCWDSRTAERRNLLSLGHNSIVRCIVHSPTNPGFMTCSDDYRARFWYRRSTTD; from the exons ATGTCGGGTCGTCGTGTGGCTGCCGCGTGTGACCGACGCCAGCTGCCGCGGGGCATGGGGAGCATGGCGGCCCCGCTCCTCGACCCGCGTCCACTTCGGCTGCCGTTTCTGGAGGCTGAC AGTCGCCTCCAATCGATTTGCGGGCGCTCGATGCAGCAGCCTTCGCGGAGGAGCATTCTTCGGTctcggccgccgccgccgcctcctccctTACCGCCGCCGCCGATCGATGCGCTCAGAGCTCCGGTCGCCATTTTAGGGGGAGAGCGAGGGAGGCAGAAGGAAGGCTCG GCCCCTCCAAGGCATTCCTTGCTCACAATGTATAGGACAAAAGTCAGCTTGAAAGACCGTCAGCAACTTTATAAACTAATCATTAGTCAGCTACTGTATGACGGATACATAAATATTGCCAATGGCTTAATAAATGAGATAAAACCACAATCAGTGTGTGCACCATCTGAACAACTGCTGCATCTTATTAAATTAG GGATGGAGAATGATGACAGTGCTGTTCAGTATGCAATTGGGCGGTCAGATACAGTAGCTCCAGGCACTGGAATCGACTTGGAATTTGATGCAGATGTACAGACCATGTCTCCTGAGGCCTCTGAGTATGAGACTTGTTATGTCACGTCTCATAAGGGGCCGTGTCGTGTAGCAACATACAGCAGGGATGGACAGCTAATAGCTACAGGATCTGCTGATGCCTCAATAAAAATTCTTGACACGGAGAGAATGCTGGCCAAAAGTGCTATGCCTATTGAG GTCATGATGAATGagacagcacagcagaacaTGGAAAATCACCCTGTTATTCGGACTCTGTATGATCATGTGGATGAGGTTACATGTTTAGCTTTTCATCCTACAGAACAGATCCTAGCATCTGGTTCAAGGGACTACACACTTAAATTGTTTGACTATTCAAAACCTTCTGCCAAAAGAGCCTTCAAATACATACAG GAAGCAGAGATGTTGCGCTCCATCTCTTTCCATCCCTCTGGAGATTTCATACTTGTGGGTACCCAGCACCCTACTTTGCGACTCTATGATATCAATACTTTCCAATGTTTTGTGTCTTGCAATCCTCAAGACCAGCACATCGATGCCATATGCTCAGTGAATTACAACGCAAGCGCAAACATGTACGTGACGGGAAGCAAGGATGGCTGCATCAAACTGTGGGATGGTGTTTCAAACCGCTGCATCACTACTTTTGAGAAGGCACATGATGGAGCTGAAGTCTgttctgctattttttccaaGAATTCAAAGTATATCTTGTCAAGTGGAAAAGACTCTGTAGCTAAACTGTGGGAGATATCTACTGGTCGGACGCTGGTCAAGTACACAG GAGCTGGTTTGAGTGGACGTCAAGTGCACAGGACACAAGCAGTCTTTAACCACACAGAAGACTACGTGCTGCTGCCAGATGAAAGGACCATAAGTCTCTGCTGCTGGGATTCAAGAACTGCTGAGCGAAGAAATCTCCTTTCTCTTGGGCACAACAGCATCGTCCGCTGTATTGTCCATTCTCCCACCAACCCTGGCTTCATGACCTGCAGTGATGACTACAGGGCTAGATTTTGGTACAGGAGGTCAACGACGGACTGA